GGGTTTCACGGCGCCCGCCTGCGCGGCCAGCGCCGCGAACTCCTCCTCCCGGAAGTCCTCCGAGAGCGGCTCCGGGCCCATCGCGGCCAGGGTCGGCATGCCGGCGTACTCGCCGGGCCGCACGACCGCCATCTTCCCGAAGCGCCGGGGATCGTCGAAGAACAGGTCGCCGCCGTCCGTGCGGATCGTGACGCGCGTGTGCCGCCCGCCCTCCAGCCGGAACCCGCCGGTCATGCCCAGATGCACGATGAACTCCAGGTCGTGCGGCCCGTCTCCGTCGTGCGACGCGAGGTTCAGCATCAGGTACTTCCCGCGCCGCGAGAGGCCCGTCACGCGCCGCCCGACCGCGAGGTGCGTGTCGCGGTACTTGTGCGGCGCGTCGTGCTCGACGTGCAGGATCGTCCGGCCGCGCAGCAGCGGCTCGATCTTGCGGCGCGTGGTTTCCACTTCCGGCAGTTCAGGCATACGCCCGAGCATAGGCCGCGCCGCCCGGCGGAACTGCGGTGTTCGTTTCAGGGCGTCCTTACGGGAAGTACACCTGCTCGGCCCGCAGGACGCGGGTGCCGTTCAGGTGCAGCGCCACGACCCGCTCGCTGAACGGCCAGCAGCCCTGCGGCGCAAAGCCCTTCCAGGCGGACACGAACGTCTCCAGCGGCACGGCCTGCACGCCGTCCGGGCGGTCCAGGCACGAGAGCGCGAACACGGTGCGGGCGTCGGTCTTCAGGGTCCGCAGCAGGGGACTGACGTTCCGGACGTACATCCCACCCGGGTTCGCCTCGAAGTACGCCTGCGCGGACGGGTAGTCACCGAGCGCCACGACGCGGCGGGCGTCGGCGTCGGTGTCCGAGAACACGTCCACGTAATCCAGGGTCAGGGTGGCGACGCGTCCCTGCACCTGCACGCCCCGCAGCACGGCGTACTGCGTGGTCGTGGCGGCCAGGGCGGACGGGGTCAGCATGGCCGCCAGGAGCGGCAGGGCAGGCAGCAGACGCATGCGTCCAGCGTACCCCGTCCGGGGCGCTACGCTACGCGGCATGACCACGCTGCTCCTGACCGGTTTCGAGCCGTTCCACACGCATCCCGTCAACCCGAGCGCCGAGGCGGCCCGGGCGCTGGACGGCACGCAGGCAGGCAACCTGCGGGTCGTGTCGGCGCTGCTGCCGGTCGAGCCGCACGCCGCGTGCGCGCGCCTGACGGAACTGCTGGACACCCGGCGCCCGGCCGCCGTCCTGCTGACCGGACTGGCGAGCGGGCGGCCGCAGGTGACGCTGGAACGCGTGGCCGTGAACGTCATGGACTTCCGCATTCCCGACAATGCCGGGCAGCAGCACCGGGACGTGCCGGTGCAGCCGGGCGGCCCGGACGCGTACCTGAGCACCCTGCCGCTGCGGGCCGTGCTGGCCGCATGGCACGGGGCGGGCATTCCCGGTCAGCTGAGCGACACGGCCGGAACGTTCGTGTGCAACGCGGTCATGTACCACGCGCTGCACACCCTGCGCGCCCTGGGCCGCCCGGACGTGCCGTGCGGGTTCCTGCACCTGCCCGCCAGCGCCGGGGTCGCCCTGGCCGAGGCGAAAGCCGTGCCGTACCTCCCGCAGGCGGAACTGACCCGCGCGGTCGAGGTGGCTGCCCGGACCGTGGCGGCGTCGGTCAGCGGCGAGGCGTAGAGCAGTTCTCCGAATTACGGCATCAGAACAACAGCATTCTGATGCCTCCATTCTCCGTCCTGCTCGGCAACATTCACTCGCTCCGCTCGGCCATAAAGAAGGCATCTTTATGGCAAATGCTCTAGACAGCCGCAGCGCCACTCCCGCCGCCTACGGGAACGGGGCGCGGCCCGGCTGCCAGCCCCCCGCCTCGCCGCCCGCCCAGTGGCACTCTCCGGCGGGTTTCGCGGCCAGGGCGGCCTTCACGGCGTCCAGCGGCACGCGCCGGGCGAAGCGGGTGCGGGCGTGCCACGCGGCCAGCGCGGCGTCCGGCTGGGCGGGGCGCAGGCCGCGCAGGGCGGCGGCGGCGCGGTTGACCGCCAGATCGAACAGGGCGGGCGGCACGGCGCCGTTCCCGTGCGTGCCGTCCGGGGTGGGGTCGGTCAGGAAGGGCCGGTCGGCGGGCATGTCAGGCGAGGCGGGGCTGCGCGCCGAGGCGGCGGATCTGCGCG
The DNA window shown above is from Deinococcus depolymerans and carries:
- a CDS encoding DNA-formamidopyrimidine glycosylase — its product is MPELPEVETTRRKIEPLLRGRTILHVEHDAPHKYRDTHLAVGRRVTGLSRRGKYLMLNLASHDGDGPHDLEFIVHLGMTGGFRLEGGRHTRVTIRTDGGDLFFDDPRRFGKMAVVRPGEYAGMPTLAAMGPEPLSEDFREEEFAALAAQAGAVKPWLLSQKPVSGVGNIYADESLWQAGLHPAQSHLTRQEAARLYAAVRDVMGRAVEAGGSSLGSGAGNYRQHDGLSGLFQHSHAVYGRGGEPCPRCGTTIEKTVLAQRGTHHCPQCQPLRHPEGGKRA
- a CDS encoding pyroglutamyl-peptidase I, encoding MTTLLLTGFEPFHTHPVNPSAEAARALDGTQAGNLRVVSALLPVEPHAACARLTELLDTRRPAAVLLTGLASGRPQVTLERVAVNVMDFRIPDNAGQQHRDVPVQPGGPDAYLSTLPLRAVLAAWHGAGIPGQLSDTAGTFVCNAVMYHALHTLRALGRPDVPCGFLHLPASAGVALAEAKAVPYLPQAELTRAVEVAARTVAASVSGEA